In uncultured Cohaesibacter sp., a genomic segment contains:
- a CDS encoding FliH/SctL family protein, with translation MSQAARYLFDLDFAAPPEPEVEELIEEIPPEPMITVAEHERLLAQAKAQAFAEGEKKANENREQLASEQNVALQQQLIEEISMVYAEVGLLMQRLERDASQLAFAFASRFAERLVAQEPKGEIMALLNQILAPLRKTPHISIRLNDAVADDIKTAVDQQMSELGFTGNLTILPDPVVMPGDCEVEWVDGGIGRNLRTAIRQVEQLLEDHFAHVPDAPEDEQDEDAQNEADQDEAAEDEAAENEENVEQQEQTDPSSQTGDEADMTSPAAETDADANAEQAAEAEMPTTRQDTTPPAMNEEATPVLDTENDARAHAEETPEQPEDMVQTQAAAPNAKGEGE, from the coding sequence ATGTCACAGGCTGCTCGTTATCTCTTTGATCTGGACTTTGCCGCTCCGCCAGAACCGGAAGTGGAAGAACTGATCGAGGAAATTCCGCCCGAACCGATGATCACGGTTGCCGAGCATGAGCGTCTGCTTGCCCAAGCCAAGGCTCAGGCTTTTGCTGAAGGCGAGAAAAAGGCAAACGAAAACCGCGAGCAACTCGCCAGCGAGCAGAATGTCGCCCTGCAACAGCAGCTGATCGAGGAAATTTCCATGGTCTATGCCGAAGTTGGCCTGTTGATGCAGCGTCTGGAACGCGATGCTAGCCAGTTGGCCTTCGCCTTTGCCTCTCGTTTTGCCGAGAGACTCGTGGCGCAGGAGCCAAAGGGCGAAATCATGGCGCTGCTAAACCAGATCCTCGCACCCTTGCGGAAAACACCGCATATCTCGATCCGCCTCAATGATGCGGTTGCAGACGATATCAAGACCGCAGTCGATCAACAGATGAGCGAGTTGGGCTTTACCGGCAATCTGACCATTCTGCCAGATCCGGTCGTCATGCCCGGTGATTGTGAAGTGGAATGGGTGGACGGCGGCATCGGCAGGAACCTGCGCACGGCTATCCGTCAGGTGGAACAGTTGCTCGAGGATCATTTCGCCCATGTCCCTGATGCGCCTGAAGACGAACAGGATGAAGACGCCCAGAACGAAGCTGACCAAGACGAAGCTGCCGAAGACGAAGCTGCCGAAAATGAAGAGAATGTAGAACAGCAAGAGCAGACCGATCCGTCATCTCAAACCGGCGATGAAGCGGATATGACGTCACCCGCAGCGGAAACAGATGCAGATGCGAACGCAGAGCAGGCTGCCGAGGCTGAAATGCCAACAACTCGGCAAGACACCACTCCGCCTGCAATGAATGAAGAAGCGACGCCCGTTCTCGATACCGAAAATGACGCAAGGGCCCATGCTGAAGAGACGCCTGAGCAGCCCGAAGACATGGTGCAAACACAAGCTGCCGCCCCCAACGCAAAGGGAGAAGGTGAATGA
- the fliN gene encoding flagellar motor switch protein FliN produces MSEKEDKEGLALQEQNAKAIAEAAFEEEANQKNAADLEAVFDVPVKVSAILGRAKMPVSELLELDVGNVLELDRKVGEAVDIYVNSRLVARGEVVLVEEKLGVTMTEIIKTEK; encoded by the coding sequence ATGAGTGAAAAAGAAGATAAAGAAGGCCTCGCTTTGCAGGAACAGAATGCCAAGGCGATAGCTGAAGCTGCCTTTGAAGAAGAAGCGAACCAGAAGAACGCGGCCGATCTGGAAGCCGTTTTCGACGTGCCGGTCAAGGTCTCGGCCATTCTGGGGCGCGCCAAAATGCCCGTTAGCGAACTGCTCGAACTGGATGTCGGCAATGTGCTGGAACTGGACCGCAAGGTCGGTGAAGCAGTCGATATCTATGTCAATTCACGCCTCGTTGCGCGTGGTGAAGTCGTACTCGTCGAGGAAAAGCTCGGCGTGACCATGACTGAAATCATTAAAACTGAAAAATAG
- a CDS encoding sigma-54 dependent transcriptional regulator, giving the protein MRLLITGTLNGQLSLATKIALDRGAQVSHAETAQMAISHLRAGRGADLMMIDVKLDIASLIKSLEEEHITIPVIACGVENDARAAVNAIRAGAKEYIPLPPDPEIIAAVLEAVSKDQGDLLHRDPAMSNVVQLANQIAPSDASVLITGESGTGKEVLARHLHKHSRRASHPFVSVNCAAIPDNLLESELFGHEKGAFTGAVARRIGKFEEANGGTLLLDEISEMDIRLQAKLLRAIQERVIDRVGGTKPVPVDIRILATSNRNLADEVRSGNFREDLLFRLNVINLQIPPLRERPQDVDLLAAHFADKYAQANGLPQRKLSAECYRHLHANNWPGNVRELENTIHRAVLLATGVEIGAEALRMPDGSRMDDTIIGMATGPAAQAVIAAEGVTRTLVGRTVAEVEQDLILDTLDHCLGNRTHAANILGISIRTLRNKLKQYSDEGVDIPQPGEARQAG; this is encoded by the coding sequence ATGCGCCTGCTTATTACCGGTACCCTGAATGGACAGCTTTCCCTGGCAACCAAGATTGCCCTGGACCGTGGTGCACAGGTTTCCCACGCAGAAACCGCCCAAATGGCGATCAGCCATCTGCGAGCGGGACGCGGCGCCGATCTGATGATGATCGACGTCAAGCTCGACATTGCCAGCCTGATCAAGTCTCTTGAGGAAGAGCATATCACCATTCCGGTGATTGCATGCGGCGTGGAGAATGACGCCCGGGCTGCGGTCAATGCCATCCGCGCAGGCGCAAAGGAATATATTCCTCTTCCTCCCGATCCGGAAATCATCGCAGCCGTGCTGGAAGCCGTTTCCAAGGATCAGGGCGACCTGCTGCACCGCGACCCGGCCATGAGCAATGTCGTCCAGCTGGCCAACCAGATCGCCCCGAGCGATGCGTCTGTGCTGATCACGGGGGAAAGCGGCACCGGTAAGGAAGTCCTTGCCCGCCATCTGCACAAGCATTCCCGCCGGGCATCACACCCGTTCGTCTCGGTCAACTGTGCCGCCATTCCGGACAATCTGCTCGAATCCGAATTGTTCGGGCATGAAAAGGGCGCTTTCACCGGCGCGGTGGCCCGTCGTATCGGCAAATTCGAAGAGGCCAATGGCGGCACCCTGTTGCTCGACGAAATTTCAGAAATGGACATTCGCCTGCAGGCCAAATTGCTGCGCGCCATTCAGGAACGCGTCATTGATCGCGTCGGCGGCACCAAGCCAGTGCCTGTCGATATCCGCATTCTGGCCACCTCGAACCGCAATCTGGCCGATGAAGTGCGCTCGGGCAATTTCCGCGAAGACCTTCTGTTCCGCCTCAATGTGATCAATCTGCAGATCCCGCCACTGCGCGAACGGCCACAGGATGTCGACCTGCTGGCTGCCCATTTCGCCGACAAATACGCACAGGCCAATGGTCTGCCACAGCGCAAGCTGAGTGCGGAATGCTACCGCCATCTGCATGCCAACAACTGGCCGGGTAACGTTCGCGAGCTGGAAAACACCATCCACCGCGCCGTGCTTCTGGCAACCGGGGTAGAAATCGGTGCCGAGGCCCTGCGCATGCCAGACGGCAGCCGCATGGACGACACCATCATCGGCATGGCAACCGGTCCGGCAGCGCAGGCTGTCATTGCCGCCGAAGGCGTAACCCGCACCCTCGTCGGTCGCACCGTTGCGGAAGTGGAGCAGGATCTCATCCTCGACACCCTTGATCATTGCCTTGGCAACCGCACCCATGCGGCCAACATTCTGGGCATTTCCATCCGCACCCTGCGCAACAAGCTCAAGCAATATTCCGATGAGGGTGTTGACATCCCGCAGCCCGGAGAGGCCAGACAAGCCGGTTAA
- the flhA gene encoding flagellar biosynthesis protein FlhA: protein MSEADATIKAETSATDAQAADGPRGPSPFDQLGNVISFLRQGDLGLAVGVMTILVVMILPLPSAFMDMFLAISIIFSVLILMTSLFIRAPLEFSSFPTILLVSTMLRLALNLASTRLILANGHEGSGAAGNVIEAFGNFVTRGNFVIGVIVFAILVTVNFVVITKGSGRIAEVAARFTLDAMPGKQMAIDADLSAGLINEEEAKKRRKDLSDESTFFGAMDGASKFVRGDAIAGLIITFINVLGGIIIGVVQKDMAFSDAAQSYTLLTIGDGLVSQIPALIVSTAAGILVSKAGVSGSADKALVSQLSGYPKALGMSSAVMVIMAFLPGMPLIPFLTLGAGAGYLSYKASQKHKQQELKEVIEKKQKELMEAEPPKEEPISSVLKMDELRLELGYGLISMANGNASQALTDQIKALRRQLASEMGFIMPAVRIMDNVQLQANDYVLKVKEVEVGRGVVYPNQFMTMDPTGSDISLPGIKTTEPTFGLPAVWIDGSLREEAAILGLTVVDPATVISTHLTEIIKANMGELLSYAVVQGLLDELPKEQKKLIDDIVPGQITISGIQRVLQTLLAERISIRDLSAILEGIADAAGFTRSIQTMTEHVRRRLSLQICAANQAPGGYLPILTMSPKWEREFNNALIGEGDEKQLAMAPSKLQEFVGLVRDGYEDAAQVGEIPVLLTSPAIRPYVRSIIERFRAHTTVLSQNEVHTRVRLKTVGSI from the coding sequence ATGAGTGAAGCAGACGCGACCATAAAGGCGGAAACCAGCGCCACAGATGCTCAGGCAGCCGACGGCCCAAGAGGGCCATCGCCGTTTGACCAGCTGGGCAATGTCATTTCCTTTCTGAGACAGGGCGATCTTGGCCTTGCAGTTGGCGTCATGACCATTCTGGTGGTGATGATCCTGCCGCTGCCGTCTGCCTTCATGGACATGTTTCTGGCGATCTCGATCATCTTTTCCGTGCTGATCCTGATGACGTCACTGTTCATCAGGGCGCCGCTGGAATTCTCGTCCTTCCCGACCATCCTGCTGGTTTCCACCATGTTGCGGCTGGCGCTCAACCTGGCCTCCACCCGCCTCATTCTGGCCAACGGCCATGAAGGGTCAGGCGCGGCAGGCAACGTCATCGAGGCCTTCGGCAATTTCGTCACCCGAGGCAATTTCGTCATCGGCGTCATTGTCTTTGCCATTCTGGTGACGGTGAACTTCGTTGTCATCACCAAGGGTTCTGGCCGTATCGCGGAAGTCGCAGCCCGCTTCACCCTTGACGCCATGCCCGGCAAGCAGATGGCCATTGACGCCGACCTGTCCGCCGGTCTGATCAATGAAGAAGAAGCCAAGAAACGCCGCAAGGATCTTTCCGACGAAAGCACCTTCTTTGGTGCCATGGACGGTGCCAGCAAATTCGTGCGCGGCGACGCCATCGCCGGTCTCATCATCACGTTCATCAACGTGCTCGGCGGCATCATCATCGGCGTTGTACAGAAGGACATGGCCTTCTCCGACGCCGCCCAGTCCTACACGCTTCTGACCATCGGTGACGGTCTGGTCTCCCAGATCCCGGCACTGATTGTCTCCACTGCTGCCGGTATTCTGGTTTCCAAGGCCGGTGTGTCCGGGTCTGCCGACAAGGCGCTGGTCAGCCAGCTTTCGGGCTATCCCAAGGCGCTCGGTATGTCCTCTGCGGTCATGGTCATCATGGCTTTTCTGCCCGGTATGCCGCTCATTCCGTTCCTGACGCTGGGTGCTGGTGCCGGTTATCTGTCCTACAAGGCCAGCCAGAAGCACAAGCAGCAGGAACTCAAGGAAGTCATCGAGAAGAAACAGAAAGAACTGATGGAAGCCGAGCCGCCAAAAGAAGAGCCGATCAGTTCGGTTCTCAAGATGGACGAGCTGCGCCTCGAACTCGGCTACGGCCTGATCAGCATGGCCAACGGCAATGCATCACAGGCCCTCACGGACCAGATCAAGGCCCTGCGCCGCCAGCTGGCTTCCGAAATGGGTTTCATCATGCCTGCGGTTCGCATCATGGACAATGTCCAGCTGCAGGCCAATGATTATGTGCTCAAGGTCAAGGAGGTCGAGGTCGGCCGCGGTGTCGTCTATCCGAACCAGTTCATGACCATGGATCCGACCGGCTCGGACATTTCCCTGCCCGGCATCAAGACCACCGAACCCACCTTCGGCCTGCCCGCAGTCTGGATTGATGGCTCCCTGCGCGAGGAAGCTGCTATTCTGGGCCTCACGGTCGTCGATCCGGCAACGGTCATTTCCACCCATCTCACAGAGATCATCAAGGCCAATATGGGCGAGTTGCTCTCTTATGCCGTTGTTCAGGGCCTGCTGGATGAACTGCCCAAGGAACAGAAAAAGCTCATCGACGATATCGTTCCCGGCCAGATCACCATTTCCGGCATTCAGCGCGTGCTGCAAACGCTGCTTGCCGAGCGCATTTCCATTCGCGATCTGTCTGCGATTCTGGAAGGCATTGCCGATGCCGCCGGCTTCACCCGTTCGATCCAGACCATGACCGAACATGTCCGCCGCCGTCTGTCGCTTCAGATCTGCGCGGCCAATCAGGCCCCCGGCGGCTATCTGCCGATTCTGACCATGTCGCCCAAATGGGAACGGGAATTCAACAATGCCCTGATCGGTGAAGGCGACGAGAAACAGCTCGCCATGGCCCCGAGCAAATTGCAGGAATTTGTCGGCCTTGTCCGCGATGGCTATGAGGATGCTGCTCAGGTGGGAGAAATTCCGGTGCTGCTCACCTCTCCGGCCATCCGCCCCTATGTCCGTTCCATCATTGAACGCTTCCGCGCCCATACCACTGTTCTGAGCCAGAATGAGGTCCACACAAGGGTCCGGCTTAAGACAGTTGGATCAATTTGA
- a CDS encoding paraquat-inducible protein A encodes MTSFLLPVLLAVAAFSFGLGITLPLVSLDKLLFFTETPSLKTIIEGLWEQGEIVLALVILAFSVLFPAIKILLLHIAVYRGRKSRSLAVLSVVSKWSMMDVLLVALVIFSAKTSGLATASAMPGIWFYGSATLASVIASAMVRR; translated from the coding sequence GTGACGAGCTTTCTTTTGCCGGTGCTGCTGGCTGTTGCCGCATTCTCTTTCGGGTTGGGAATAACCTTGCCGCTAGTCTCTCTGGACAAGCTGCTCTTCTTCACCGAGACGCCATCGCTCAAGACCATCATTGAAGGCCTGTGGGAGCAGGGGGAGATTGTGCTGGCTCTGGTGATACTGGCATTTTCAGTCTTGTTTCCGGCCATCAAGATCCTGCTGCTGCATATTGCAGTTTATCGGGGCAGGAAGTCCCGTTCGCTGGCTGTGCTCTCCGTGGTCAGCAAATGGTCGATGATGGATGTTCTGCTGGTGGCGCTGGTTATTTTCTCGGCCAAAACGAGCGGGCTGGCCACTGCTTCTGCCATGCCGGGTATCTGGTTCTATGGTTCAGCGACGCTGGCCTCGGTTATTGCCTCGGCCATGGTGCGCAGATAG
- the hemG gene encoding menaquinone-dependent protoporphyrinogen IX dehydrogenase, which yields MAQISLFFVSQDGQTEKIARTLSNHLENADQQVRLVDLHQGEISAQDIEAADLVIVLAAIRYGHHLKPADLFLKAHGDILCKKKLALLSVNLTARKLHKRTIEHSIYLQKWVKRHAFSPVLVRAIAGKLDYPSYGWFDRFMIQLIMRITKGPTDPSLTIEFTDWDQVKELAGELVELV from the coding sequence ATGGCCCAAATCTCACTTTTCTTCGTCAGTCAGGATGGCCAGACGGAAAAGATTGCCCGAACACTTTCCAATCATCTTGAGAATGCGGACCAGCAGGTCAGGCTCGTAGATCTTCATCAAGGCGAGATATCGGCGCAGGATATAGAAGCGGCGGATCTGGTTATCGTCCTTGCTGCCATTCGCTACGGGCATCATCTCAAGCCAGCCGATCTTTTTCTCAAGGCGCATGGGGATATCCTGTGCAAGAAAAAACTGGCACTGCTTTCGGTCAATCTGACCGCGCGCAAATTGCATAAACGGACCATCGAACACAGCATCTATCTTCAGAAATGGGTCAAGAGGCACGCTTTCTCGCCCGTTCTGGTCCGCGCGATAGCGGGCAAGCTGGACTATCCCAGCTATGGTTGGTTTGACCGCTTCATGATTCAACTGATCATGCGCATCACCAAGGGGCCGACGGATCCGAGCCTGACGATCGAGTTTACCGACTGGGATCAGGTGAAAGAGCTGGCCGGGGAGCTTGTCGAGCTTGTATAA
- the fliJ gene encoding flagellar export protein FliJ, which translates to MKSRESLIRLKRFQVDEKRRQVGQIELMITEFEGMIRDLDAQIAFEEEKAGISDIGHFAYPTFAKAAIQRKENLQVSIDDLNAQLERAQDQLREAVAEMKKVEMLEERDHNREQAARDLAEQDELDDFAMIGHRRGR; encoded by the coding sequence ATGAAGTCGCGTGAAAGTCTTATCCGCCTAAAACGCTTTCAGGTTGACGAGAAGCGTCGTCAGGTCGGGCAGATTGAATTGATGATCACTGAGTTCGAAGGCATGATCCGCGATCTTGACGCGCAGATTGCGTTTGAAGAGGAAAAGGCAGGGATTTCGGATATCGGCCATTTTGCCTATCCGACTTTTGCGAAAGCTGCTATTCAACGCAAGGAAAATCTGCAGGTTTCAATCGATGATCTGAATGCTCAGCTGGAGCGGGCTCAGGATCAGTTGCGCGAAGCCGTTGCCGAGATGAAGAAAGTCGAAATGCTCGAGGAGCGCGATCACAATCGCGAACAGGCTGCCAGAGATCTGGCAGAGCAGGACGAGCTTGACGACTTTGCCATGATTGGTCATCGTCGCGGTCGCTAG